The following are encoded in a window of Pagrus major chromosome 14, Pma_NU_1.0 genomic DNA:
- the cpsf6 gene encoding cleavage and polyadenylation specificity factor subunit 6 isoform X1 → MADGVDHIDIYADVEEEFREQEADYPVHEQIDLYDDVISPSANNGDAPEDRDYLDTLPAPGGSEGGKSAPPNVVYTYTGKRIALYIGNLTWWTTDEDLTEAIRSIGITDVLEIKFFENRANGQSKGFALVCVGSEASSRKLMELLSKRELHGQNPIVTPCNKQSLSQFEMQSRKSTQSGQMSGEGKAGPPGAGPRGGFPMGRGRGRFPGPPGPGGDRFPGPVGPGGPPPHFPGSGMRPDLIRHQDGPLMDMSFNPFPPGGRNGSWRGRGGMQGPPRPPPGPPGPPGPPGPPPPGQGLPPPLAGPPNRGDRPPPPVLFPGQFGQPPMGPLPPGPPPPGYGPPPGPPPPQQGPPPPGPFPPRPPGPIGPPMALAPPPHMPGPPPGGPPPAPHVNPAFFPPPGNNNMPPNDNRGPPGPNDPYGRPPPYERGDYGPGGREMEASRTPLSEAEFEEIMNRNRAISSSAISRAVSDASAADYGSAIETLVTAISLIKQSKVSADDRCKVLISSLQDCLHGIESKSYGSASRTVSKTFETLEHSPMMPVSARRERSRERDHSRSREKSRRHKSRSRDRHEDYYRERSRERDRHRERDRDRDREREREREYRHR, encoded by the exons CAGGAAGCTGACTACCCAGTCCACGAGCAGATCGACCTGTATGACGACGTAATATCCCCATCAGCCAACAATGGTGATGCTCCAGAAGACCGTGACTACCTGGACACATTGCCTGCACCAGGTGGctcagagggagggaagagTGCCCCACCCAACGTTGTGTACACCTACACAGGCAAAAGGATTGCCCTGTACATAGGAAACCTCACATGG TGGACGACAGATGAGGACCTGACAGAAGCTATCCGGTCGATAGGCATCACAGATGTGCTGGAGATCAAGTTCTTTGAAAACAGAGCCAACGGCCAATCAAAAGG GtttgcacttgtgtgtgtgggctCAGAGGCATCATCCAGGAAGTTAATGGAGCTGCTGTCAAAGAGGGAGCTCCATGGACAGAATCCCATCGTCACGCCATGCAACAAACAGTCGCTCAGCCAGTTTGAGATGCAGTCACGCAAAA GTACCCAGTCAGGCCAGATGTCTGGGGAAGGTAAAGCTGGTCCCCCTGGCGCCGGCCCTCGTGGAGGTTTCCCCATGGGTCGAGGCAGAGGCAGGTTCCCTGGACCACCTGGCCCCGGAGGAGATCGCTTCCCTGGGCCTGTCGGGCCTGGAGGGCCACCACCACACTTTCCTG GCTCGGGGATGAGACCAGATCTGATTAGGCACCAAGATGGCCCTCTGATGGATATGAGTTTCAATCCCTTCCCGCCGGGGGGCAGGAACGGGAGCTGGCGCGGCAGAG GTGGCATGCAGGGTCCCCCACGTCCCCCTCCAGGTCCACCTGGTCCCCCCGGCCCTCCGGGACCTCCACCTCCTGGCCAGggcctcccccctcccctcgcTGGTCCTCCAAATCGTGGCGACAGGCCTCCTCCCCCTGTGCTCTTCCCTGGTCAGTTCGGCCAGCCTCCAATGGGTCCCCTGCCCCCAGGCCCCCCTCCTCCAGGTTACGGCCCTCCCCCAGGTCCCCCACCCCCTCAACAGGGCCCACCTCCCCCAGGACCCttccctcctcgtcctccaggCCCCATTGGGCCCCCGATGGCTTTGGCTCCACCTCCACACATGCCAGGCCCCCCACCAGGTGGACCACCTCCGGCACCTCACGTCAATCCTGCGTTCTTTCCCCCACCCGGCAACAACAACATGCCCCCCAACGACAACCGAGGGCCCCCTGGACCAAACGACCCATACGGACGCCCGCCACCATATGAAAGAGGGGACTATGGTCCTGGAGGCCG GGAGATGGAGGCGTCACGGACACCTCTGAGCGAGGCAGAGTTTGAGGAGATCATGAACAGGAACAGAGCCATCTCCTCCAGCGCCATATCCAGAGCAGTGTCTGACGCCAGTGCAG CTGACTATGGCAGCGCTATAGAGACCTTGGTGACAGCCATCAGTCTGATTAAACAGTCCAAAGTGTCAGCAGACGACCGCTGCAAGGTCCTCATCAGTTCCCTGCAGGACTGTCTCCACGGCATTGAGTCAAAGAGCTACGGATCCGCCTCCAG AACAGTATCTAAGACCTTTGAAACCCTGGAACACAGTCCAATGATGCCTGTCTCTGCCAGGCGAGAGCGTTCAAGGGAACGAGACCACAGCCGCTCCAGAGAAAAGAGCCGACGTCACAAGTCTCGCAGTCGCGACCGACATGAGGATTACTACCGAGAACGCAGCCGGGAAAGGGACCGCCATCGTGAGAGGGATCGCGACAGAGaccgtgagagagagagggagagagagtacCGACACCGCTAG